AATCAAAGGCCATGAGTTTCACTACTCTACTTTGGAAGATCAAGGTTTGATCCCAGCAGCCGTGCAGATTACTAACGCTAAAGGTGCCGACGTACCGGTGCAGGTGTACCGCCATGGCAACGTATGGGCTTCTTATGTGCACCTTTATTGGGGCGAAAACCGAACATTTATAGAACACTTGGTAACCAACGCCTTAACGTCGGCGCCACCAGAATAACCCCATAATGCCGGCCACCACCACGGCACAAACGGCGTGATTAAGCCTAGCTACCCGCTCGATTTCAGTGGGCGCAATTGGGCGAGGGTTGTTGCCGATGTAGGGCTTGGGCACCAGTTCGCCATGGTAATAGTTCGGCCCGCCGAAGCGGCAGTTAAGCACGCCCGCCAGCGCCGCTTCCGGGTAGCCGGCATTAGGGCTTTTGTGCTGATTACCATAACGCAAGATGAACTGAAAGCCGCGCCTGCTACCGCCAAGCGCCGCTAGCAGCACCGCTGTGAGGCGAGCCGGCACTAGGTTCGCTACGTCATCAAGGCGGGCGGCTAGCTTGCCAAACTGCTCGTAACGTGGGCTGCGGTAGCCCACCATCGAGTCGAGGGTGTTCACCATTTTGTAGGCCATCAGGCCGGGTACGCCCGCCAAAGCGTAATAGAAAAGTGGCGCTACCACCCCATCGCTGAGGTTTTCGGCCAGGCTCTCGAACACGGCGGTGCGAATCTGCTGGGCATCAAGCTGGGTGGTGTCGCGTCCTACGATGCGGGCTAGCTGCTGGCGGCCAGCTTCCACTCCTTTCTCGTCGAGGGCGGTAAACACAGCTCGACCCTCGCGCACCAAGCCCGTATTCGCTAGGCCATAGAACACCCAAACGCTATTAACAGCCACCGCCACGCCGAAAGGTAGCCGACGCAACAGCTTGTCCAGCAACGTAAAGGTGCCAAACGTACCGACCACGAGGCTCCCGGCCAGCACGGCACCTTTGGCGAAGCGATAAGGCCCCTGATTGAGCTGCCGCTCGCCCGCCGCGATGAGCGTACCATAGGTTCGTACGGGGTGCGGCAAGCCCTCGGGGTCGGCCAGCAGCAAATCGAGCGCATAGCCGAGGGCGAGCGGCGGAGCTAGGTGCGTGAAGCGGTCCATGCAGCTAAAGCGTTTATGAGCAGTTGATTATCAGCGGCGCTTCGGGTGCCGATGCGAAAATGCGCCGGCGTGAGCCCCCGAAAATTGGCAGCGTCGCGAATGAGCAAGCCGTGCTGCGCAAGCAGCCAGTGCTTCAACTCGGCGGCGGTGCCGTGGCGAGTGGCAGCCAGGAAGTAATGGGTATGGCTGGGGAAGACGTGGATGCCTAGGTTTTGCGCCAGCGCGGCAGCTAGCTTTTCCTTGTCGGCTAACAGCTGAGCAATAGGCGGTTGCACTTTGGTGTAGTGCGCAAACAGGAAGCGGCCAGCCGCCACAGCTAGCGCATTCACGGCCCACGGTGCTTTGTGCTGCGTAAGTCGCGTCACTAGTTTCGCTGAGCCTAGCACGTAGCCGAGCCGCAAACCGGGAATAGCGTAGGCTTTCGTGAGCGAACGAAGAATCAGCAGGTTATCAAACTGACTCAGCAACGGAATGGCGCTATCGATGCTAGTGGTAAACTCGATGAATGCTTCATCGAGCACAAAAACCGTGTTCGGATTGCTTGTTAGCAAGGCTCTTAGCACCTCGAGTGTCAGCACGCTACCCGTTGGGTTGTTGGGGTTGCAGATGAAGATCAACTCGCTATCAATCAGCGTGTCGGCTTGCAGATCTTCCCACGCTACGAAGCGCAGCTGGTGATGGTGGAGGCGACAGGCATCTTCGTACTCGGCGAAGGCAGGCGTGAGGATGGTGCTGCGCTGCCGTGCCCAGGCCTGCGCTACGAGGTAGATGCTCTCGGTGGTGCCGCTGCTAATGAGCACTTGGGTTGGGGCCACGCCGTGGTGGGCCGCCACCTGTGCCGCTAGGCTCTCGGCTAGGACTTCGGGGTAGCGATTCACCGTGGGCCACTGCGCAAAAACGTATTCTTTCAAGCCCGCGGGCTCGCCGCCGTACCACACGTTGGTGCTGAAATCGGCTACTACGTGCTGAGAGTGGCGGTATGCGTCGTCGCCGTGACCGTGTAGCATGCGCGTTAGGGTTGCAGGGCCGCGTAAATCTGCGCCATGTCTACGTTTGCGCGGATAAGCGCGGCCAACCGGTCGAATTGCTGCTGCTTGAAAGCAGCGAAATCGAGCGGCGCAACTTGCGTCGTGGCATAAGGCGCTAGCAAATAATCGATTACAGCTGCATTGTCGAGAATGCCGTGCAAGTACGTGCCCCAGCAGCGCGGACTAACGGCATAGCCATCCAGCGTGCCGTCGGCTAGGGTAGCCACGGGCTGTGCGTGACCTTCGGGAGTCGTTTGGCCCATGTGAATCTCGTAGCCCTGGCAGGTACCGGGCGCATCCAGAAAAGCAAACTGCCGCTGTTGGGTCGTCTTCTCGCCTTGCAGTACCGTGCGCACGGGCAGCAGACCTAGGCCGGCCGTAGCCGCTACCTGGCTTTCCACGCCATCGGGGTCTTCTACTGAACGACCTAGCATTTGGTACCCTCCACAGATGCCTACCACCGTTTTGCCAGCGCGCTGTGCCTGCACAATAGCCGCAGCTAGACCGTTGTTTTTCAAGGCTATCAGATCGTCGATGGTGTTCTTGCTGCCGGGCAGAATGATAATGTCGGCGCTCAGTAAGTCGGCGGGGTTGTGGGTGTAGAACAGATGCACCCGCGCATCATGCGCTAAGGCGTCGAAGTCGGTGAAGTTCGACATGCGCCCGAGCAGTACCACGGCCACTTGCACTCGGTCGGCAGCGCCAGGGCTCATTTGCTTGCGCGCCAAGGTCACGGAGTCTTCTTCCTCCAGGAATATGTCGCGGAAGTACGGGAGCACCCCCACCACCGGTACGCCGGTCAGGTCTTGGAGCTGCTGGCGGCCGTCGTCAAACAAGCGCGCATCGCCCCGAAACTTATTGATAATAACACCTTTAATACAGGCTTTTTCTTCCGGCTCCAGCAAAGCTAGGGTGCCGTACACGCTGCCAAACACGCCGCCCTTATCGATGTCGGCAATGAGGTACGTGGCGGCCCCAGCGTGGCGGGCCATGCGCAAGTTGGTGATGTCGCGCTTCTTGAGATTCAGCTCCGAGATGCTGCCCGCGCCTTCCAGCACTACCGGCGAATAGCTAGCCGCGAGGCGGTCGAAAGCCTGAGTTGCGGCTTCGAAGAGGGCGAGGCGGTCGTTAGCGCGGAAGTATTCGTAGGCCGACTGCGTGCCAATGGGCCGGCCGTTAAGTACCACCTGGGAAGCCTGGTCGGAGGTAGGCTTGAGTAGCACCGGGTTCATATCAACGTGGCAGGGCACACCGGCCGCTTCCGCCTGCATGGCCTGCGCCCGTCCGATTTCTAAGCCTTCGGGCGTGGCGTAGCTATTCAACGACATGTTCTGGGCCTTGAACGGCGCCGGATGGTAGCCATCTTGCCGGAAGATGCGGCAAAAACCAGCCGTGATAATGCTCTTGCCTACGTCGGACGCGGTGCCGACAAACATAATAGGACGAAGCATGAGCTATTGCGGGCGTTAGAGGGGAGTGAGCTGCAAAAGTACCCGCTCTTGCCCAGACGACCGCTAGCAACCTCTTTTGCGTCGCATAAGCGTCAACAGGCAAGAAGCTATTTTCACTATACTAAGGCCACCATTCAGCCGTTGAGCCATCACCTTGGGCTGCTTGCAACCAACTGGCTATGAGCAAGCATCTTCTATCCAACCTAGTCTGCTTATCCTCCACCTTTATCCATACCCTATGCGCTTATCTTTCCTGACTATCAGCTTGCTCCTGGGCGCAAGTGCTGCCAGTGCCCAAGCGCCCACGCCGCGCACCGTGCAGAACCTGGAAACTTTCACACGGCTCTACGGCTACGTGCGCTACTTCCACCCCAGCGACGAAGCCGCCGCCATCGACTGGGACAAGTTCGCGGTGCTGGGTGCCCAACGCGTGGAGCAAGCACAAACCGAGGCGGAGTTGAAGAAAACGCTGCTAGGCCTTTTTCAACCCATAGCGCCCACGCTTCAGCTAATTCCGGCGGGCAAAACTTACCTCTTCAAAGCCAAGGACATTACACCTCCTACCTTGAAAGGCTACGAAGTAATTAGCTGGCAGCATCAGGGGATGGGGCAAGGCAACGCCCAGAGCCCATACCACAGCCGCCGCACGCACCGACCGGAGCCATTGAAAGACCCGGCCGCGCGGTCTACTTTTGGTACCCTCACCAAAGCGGTAGATGCCACGCCGTACCGCGGTAAATCGTTCCGCTACACGGCTTTAGTACGCAATACGTCCCCGCAAGATGGGCCTGGCGCCTTGTGGGCTCGCGTCGATTTGCCTTACAAAGGAGTGGGGTTTTTCGACAATATGGTTGACCGGCCTATTCAGAGCAAAGAGTGGGCAGAGTACGAAATAAAAGGTACCATCGACCCACAGGCAACTTTTCTGTATTTCGGGTCCATGCTCATCGGCAGCGGGCAGATTCAGGTAGATAACATGCAGGTAGCGGTGCAGGAGGATGGCGCATGGAAAACCGTATTTGCTACTGGCTTTGAAGAAGATGAAGTAAAACAATATCCACGCAGTATCTCCGGCCAAGCTAATACGAGCCGCTTTGTTGCGAACAATAGTAACGACGCCTACTCTTTCTTAGTCAGCGCTACGGATGCTGCCCAGGAAAAGCACAGCGTCGTTATTCGCTCCCTCGATAAAGTCGAAGCGCAAAATGAGAACTTCATTGTGGCAGGCAAGGCGCTGTTTCCGCAACAGGCTCAAATTGGCGAAGTCGTGCAGGAAGACCTAGGTAGCGGCTTGCGGTGTGTGCTTCCGTTGGCCTTATACGGCACCAAAGACGCTACCTTCCCGGCAGCTGACAACGCCGCGCTGGAAGCACTGCAAACGGAGCTGAATCAGCTCACTCCTAGCCGGTTCACCGGCAACGACCGCGCCGTACGTCTCGCCGACGTAGTCATCACCTGGAACGTCTTCCAACATTTTTATCCTTACTTCGCCGTCACCAATTCCAACTGGCCAACGGCACTGCCAGAAGCGCTACGAGCCGCGTATCCCGACCAATCGGAGGCAGACAATTTGAAAGTCTTGCAGCGCCTTACGGCCCACCTGCACGACGGCCACGTGCGGGTAAGCCCACCGGCGCGCAGCAACAACTACCGGTACTTGCCTATTCGGTGGGAATGGGTACAAAATCAATTGATTATCACGCACGTAGCCAACGACTCACTTGGCGTGCAGCGCGGCGATATTGTTACAATGATTAATGGGCAGCCAGCGGCGATGTACTTCCGCGAGGCGGAGCAGTACATCTCGGCGGCCACGCCGGGCTGGTTGCACTACCGCGCCGCTTTCGAAACCTTGATGGGCCCGCCTAATGCTTCGCTAGCTTTGCAAGTGCAGCGACCGAACGGTGAAAGCCAACCTGTTACACTTCATTTCAATAAGAGCGGCTTGCGAAATAATGAGAGCACCCACCCCATGTCGCGGCTCATTTCACCCTCGGTGTACTACCTGAACCTGGACCGAATTCCGATGGATGCCATCAACGAGCTGCTGCCGGAGCTAGCCAAGATGAAAACCATCATCTGCGACCTACGCGGGTATCCGAAAGGCAACCATCCGTTAATCAGTCACTTACTTTCCGGTCCGGACACCGCCGCGCATTGGATGCGCGTGCCTAGGTTTATCTATCCCGACCAGAAAAAGGTAGCTGGCTACGACAATATGGGCTGGGCCATGAAACCGAGTAAGCCACACCTGTCGGCCCGCATCATCTTCATCACCGATGGGAGCGCCATCAGCTACGCCGAGAGCTACATGGGCTTTATTGAGGGCTACAAGCTAGCTACCATTATTGGGCAACCAACGGCGGGTACCAATGGCAACATCAACCCTTTCACGTTGCCCGGCAACTACAGCATCTCCTGGACCGGCATGGAAGTGCGCAAACACGATGGTAGTCAGCACCATGGCGTGGGCATCAAGCCAAATATCTACCTAGAGAAGACCATCCAGGGCGTGCGCGAGGGTCGCGACGAGTTTCTGGAAAAAGCCATTGAGCTGGCCAAGGCAAACTAGCCCGGGTGGCACAACTTCGTACATCCGTCGGGCCAAGCCTTGCGTAGTATCCAGGTAGTCAGCGCCCGCTCACGGGCCGACTCACGCAAATACCTAGGTAATTGGCACTTTCCATACTCGTCAATCATGGCTAAGAAACCCACGAACAGCAATAAAAAGAAAAACGACCCCGACAAAAAGGCCCGTGTGCACAAGGAGCTGGAGGGTTTTGAAATAAAGGTGAACCCGCTAGGCGAAATCACCTCCACCTACTCTATTGAGGAGGTCAACTCCTTCCTGAACCGCCACGTGCGCGACAAGAAGCTCGTGAACCGCGACGGGCAGTTTGGCGAGAAGATCGAGGAAGACGACGAGTTTCCACTGGAAGAAGGTGCCCCCGAACCCGAAGAATCGGACGAGGATTTCATGCGCCGCACGAGTAAAGAGGCGAAGAAATCGAAGAAGGGTGACCCAGATCCGGCCGCCGAAGCCGCCGACACCACGGCGGAGTTGCCCGAGGAATAAGCTAGGTTATGGCGTGGGCATTACGCTCCGCACAAAGCAGAACGGCTGTAGCACGAAACTCCTATTTCGCGCTACAGCCGTTTTACGTCAAAATCAGTTGCAGTTTCTTATACTTGGAGCGCAAATTTTCCACTACAATCCTTCCCCCAATCATGCGCTCCCACGATGTCGATTACAAGATCCTTGGCAATGATATTCAAGTACTTGAAGTTGAGTTAGACCCTAACGAAACGGTAGTTGCCGAAGCCGGCGCTATGGTGTACATGGACGAAGCCATTGCCTTCGAAACTAAGATGGGCGACGGCTCGGAACCCGACCAAAGCGTGCTGGGCAAGCTGTTCTCGGCGGGCACCCGCCTGATTACGGGTGAGTCGCTGTTCATGACGCACTTCACGCACCGGGGCGGCTATGGCAAAAGCCGGGTGGCCTTCTCGGCGCCCTATCCTGGCACCATCATTCCAATCGACCTAGATACCATGCCCAATGGTCTCATCGTGCAAAAGGACGGTTTCTTGGCGGCGGCTAAGGGTACCAAAATGGCCATACACTTTAACCAGCGCTTAGGAGCAGGCTTCTTTGGCGGCGAAGGGTTTATTCTGCAAAAGCTCACCGGCGACGGCAAGGCTTTTATTCATGCCGGGGGCACCATCATCGAGAAGCGCCTAAACAACGAGCTACTACGCGTGGACACGGGCTGCGTGGTGGCCTTTGAGCCCGGTATCGACTTCAGCGTGGCGCGGGCTGGGGGCTTAAAGTCGATGATCTTCGGGGGCGAAGGCCTCTTACTAGCTACGCTGCGTGGCACCGGCCGGGTGTGGCTCCAGTCGATGCCCGTGAAGAAGCTGATTCAGGCGCTGATGCCCAACGGCAGCAACGCCAACAAAGAAAGCGGCAGCGTGCTCGGCAACATGGTCAGCGGCATATTCGACGAGTAAAGCGCCGCAGGCTAGGCGGGCAGCTGCACCACAAATTCGGTGTAGC
This Hymenobacter sp. GOD-10R DNA region includes the following protein-coding sequences:
- the cbiB gene encoding adenosylcobinamide-phosphate synthase CbiB, with product MDRFTHLAPPLALGYALDLLLADPEGLPHPVRTYGTLIAAGERQLNQGPYRFAKGAVLAGSLVVGTFGTFTLLDKLLRRLPFGVAVAVNSVWVFYGLANTGLVREGRAVFTALDEKGVEAGRQQLARIVGRDTTQLDAQQIRTAVFESLAENLSDGVVAPLFYYALAGVPGLMAYKMVNTLDSMVGYRSPRYEQFGKLAARLDDVANLVPARLTAVLLAALGGSRRGFQFILRYGNQHKSPNAGYPEAALAGVLNCRFGGPNYYHGELVPKPYIGNNPRPIAPTEIERVARLNHAVCAVVVAGIMGLFWWRRR
- a CDS encoding pyridoxal phosphate-dependent aminotransferase; its protein translation is MLHGHGDDAYRHSQHVVADFSTNVWYGGEPAGLKEYVFAQWPTVNRYPEVLAESLAAQVAAHHGVAPTQVLISSGTTESIYLVAQAWARQRSTILTPAFAEYEDACRLHHHQLRFVAWEDLQADTLIDSELIFICNPNNPTGSVLTLEVLRALLTSNPNTVFVLDEAFIEFTTSIDSAIPLLSQFDNLLILRSLTKAYAIPGLRLGYVLGSAKLVTRLTQHKAPWAVNALAVAAGRFLFAHYTKVQPPIAQLLADKEKLAAALAQNLGIHVFPSHTHYFLAATRHGTAAELKHWLLAQHGLLIRDAANFRGLTPAHFRIGTRSAADNQLLINALAAWTASRT
- a CDS encoding cobyric acid synthase is translated as MLRPIMFVGTASDVGKSIITAGFCRIFRQDGYHPAPFKAQNMSLNSYATPEGLEIGRAQAMQAEAAGVPCHVDMNPVLLKPTSDQASQVVLNGRPIGTQSAYEYFRANDRLALFEAATQAFDRLAASYSPVVLEGAGSISELNLKKRDITNLRMARHAGAATYLIADIDKGGVFGSVYGTLALLEPEEKACIKGVIINKFRGDARLFDDGRQQLQDLTGVPVVGVLPYFRDIFLEEEDSVTLARKQMSPGAADRVQVAVVLLGRMSNFTDFDALAHDARVHLFYTHNPADLLSADIIILPGSKNTIDDLIALKNNGLAAAIVQAQRAGKTVVGICGGYQMLGRSVEDPDGVESQVAATAGLGLLPVRTVLQGEKTTQQRQFAFLDAPGTCQGYEIHMGQTTPEGHAQPVATLADGTLDGYAVSPRCWGTYLHGILDNAAVIDYLLAPYATTQVAPLDFAAFKQQQFDRLAALIRANVDMAQIYAALQP
- a CDS encoding S41 family peptidase, coding for MRLSFLTISLLLGASAASAQAPTPRTVQNLETFTRLYGYVRYFHPSDEAAAIDWDKFAVLGAQRVEQAQTEAELKKTLLGLFQPIAPTLQLIPAGKTYLFKAKDITPPTLKGYEVISWQHQGMGQGNAQSPYHSRRTHRPEPLKDPAARSTFGTLTKAVDATPYRGKSFRYTALVRNTSPQDGPGALWARVDLPYKGVGFFDNMVDRPIQSKEWAEYEIKGTIDPQATFLYFGSMLIGSGQIQVDNMQVAVQEDGAWKTVFATGFEEDEVKQYPRSISGQANTSRFVANNSNDAYSFLVSATDAAQEKHSVVIRSLDKVEAQNENFIVAGKALFPQQAQIGEVVQEDLGSGLRCVLPLALYGTKDATFPAADNAALEALQTELNQLTPSRFTGNDRAVRLADVVITWNVFQHFYPYFAVTNSNWPTALPEALRAAYPDQSEADNLKVLQRLTAHLHDGHVRVSPPARSNNYRYLPIRWEWVQNQLIITHVANDSLGVQRGDIVTMINGQPAAMYFREAEQYISAATPGWLHYRAAFETLMGPPNASLALQVQRPNGESQPVTLHFNKSGLRNNESTHPMSRLISPSVYYLNLDRIPMDAINELLPELAKMKTIICDLRGYPKGNHPLISHLLSGPDTAAHWMRVPRFIYPDQKKVAGYDNMGWAMKPSKPHLSARIIFITDGSAISYAESYMGFIEGYKLATIIGQPTAGTNGNINPFTLPGNYSISWTGMEVRKHDGSQHHGVGIKPNIYLEKTIQGVREGRDEFLEKAIELAKAN
- a CDS encoding TIGR00266 family protein, whose product is MRSHDVDYKILGNDIQVLEVELDPNETVVAEAGAMVYMDEAIAFETKMGDGSEPDQSVLGKLFSAGTRLITGESLFMTHFTHRGGYGKSRVAFSAPYPGTIIPIDLDTMPNGLIVQKDGFLAAAKGTKMAIHFNQRLGAGFFGGEGFILQKLTGDGKAFIHAGGTIIEKRLNNELLRVDTGCVVAFEPGIDFSVARAGGLKSMIFGGEGLLLATLRGTGRVWLQSMPVKKLIQALMPNGSNANKESGSVLGNMVSGIFDE